The following nucleotide sequence is from bacterium.
CGGCAAACGTTTTTCCTCATTGTAAGCAGGAATAACTACAGAAAGATAGATTGGCATAGTATTCTAAATTTAACAAAAATCAATGAACCTGCCAACTCTTTACCAACCCTTGACGCTCCGCCTCAGCTTGTTGGGGAGTAATCCTAATTTCCCCCAGAGGGCGGGGAGGATGCTTTTTTAAATCTTCAGTAGAGATATTAAAAACTAAAATTGAACCGCCAATAATTTTTTCCGGCTCAAAAGCCTCCAACCAATTATAGCCCCACTTCCCCTCTTTTATTCCGTACATTTTCGAGAACTGAAAATAAGTAGCAGAAATAGCAAACCAGCCAGTAGCTGGACCCTGATCTGAATGCCAAGAGATTATTTTTTCTTCAGGAATATAATAAGAAGGAACAGTGCCGCCAAAATAATCAATTTTTATCTTTTTTATGTTGCGTTCCTGGATAAACTTAGCCAAACGCTTACAATCCTGCCCCCAGTCAAGATTAGAATCAACCAAAAAATCATGCTTTTCCTTGCCAAAAGTGATTTCATTAAAGTAAGCCAAATAATAAGGAAAAGAAAGCCAGCTGCTTAAAACATACCAAACAAAAAGAAAACCAACTAAAACCCTACTCAAAACAAGCGCCTCCTGCGAGAAAAATCTCTTATCTCCATTAATAATTGGGTAAATTGTATCAGCAATAAAAAGATAAACAAAAGGAAAAGTGGGAAGCAAATGGCGTATACCGATATTAAGAGAGCCTTTAAGAGTAACAGCCCAATAAGCCAAAAGGGGAATGAAAATATAAGTCAAGCGCCAATAATTCTCTTTTCTTAGTTTATAACGAAGAAGAAAGTAAAAGCCAAAAAGAAAAAGAATAGTCACAGGTAAAGGAATTTTTAAAAGCCAAGCTACTGGAAAATACCACTTAACCCCGTGATTGGAAAAATAACCTAAAATAAAGGTGTCATTTCCTCCGGCAGTACGACCAAAAACACAAAAAAGCCCCAATAAATAATGACCCACTGGACGAGTCAATTTAGAGTTTTCAAAAACATGAAGGAAATTTCTGATAGGCAAAGTGCGGGCATCATCAGGTTTGAGATTTTGCTCTATAACTTGGTGCTCTATTGCTGGAGGCATATTCCAAGTAAAAGGAAGATAAATCAACCAAACAACAACAAAACCTATTAGCAACATTACTAAATAACGACCAAATAAAAATAAAAAATTAGGCCAAGCCCGATGCTTCTTTCTTTCTAAACACACCTTAACCAAAAAAATGAGAAAAAGAATGGGAATAAGGAGAAAACAGGAAAACTTAAGTGTTTGGGCAACACCAAAAAGAACGCCAGCCAAAACTAAATTTTGCCAATTTTTCTTTTCTAGAAAATTAACCCAACCCCAAACAGCAATAGTGAAACCTAAAGTTGCGGCAATATCAGTGGTAACCAAATGACCGTGAGCCAATACCGTAGGCGCAAAGCTGTATAAAAAAAGAATTAAAAGCGCCACCTTTCTTCCATATAAAGATTTAACCCAGAAAAAAAGCACTAAACCCAAAACCACAGTCAATAACGCTATAGGTAAACGAGACCAAAAAAGCATCTGGTCAGCATCATTTCCCTGTTCGTAAAGAAAGTTCCAACCTGCTTCCCACTGATTAGCAGCTCCCCAACTCCAATCACCAAACGGGCCTTTAAGATTTTGAAAAAGTAAAGGTATACCAGATAAAACTTTAGCCAATGGAGGATGTTCAGGATTGAGACGATAATCTAATTTTTTCACATAAGAATAACCGGCAGGTATATGCGCCACCTCATCAGTTGTGCCCGAATCCCAACGTGCTTGAAGTAAAAGAAAAACAAACATTGCACCTAGCAAAACAAAAACCAAGAAAAAAGTAATTGCTTTTTTGAAATTTGCCCCTTGCATTTTTTACTTTTTATTTTTATAAGTCCACCACTTATTAGCGGAAAAGTTCCAAACAATAACCACAAAAGAAGCTAAAGCTAAAGAAAACAAACGCATCCAAAAACTATCTTCAGAAAAAAGATAAAGACGACAAGCTTTAAAAACGCCCATATTAAGCAAAAAACCAACACAACTTACCAACATAAATTTTATGTAATAAGCTGAGCCTTTGGCTGCTTTGCTCTTTGATTCTTCCATACCTTTAGTAAACTCCTCTCTAAAAGTCCATAAAGAATTCCAAACAAAACTATTAGTCGCTGAAATCCAAAAAGATAAACCCTTGGCTGCTACTTCAAAAACAGCAAAAAAAGGAATCAAACGCAAAAGAAAAAAACTAACCCAATCCACTAATGTGTTTAAGACTCCGATAACAGCAAATTTAAGAAATTGAGAAAAAGTTTTTTTGTCCATAATCAGTTTTTAGCTAATTCCTTTGGAGTTACCCAAAAGCCTAGGTATTTCCCCAACATTAACCGCGTTTGGGCACTAATAGCTGGGAAAGAGCCAAAAAAGATAGCGGTAATCGGGACAAATACCCAGCTAACAAAAACTCCCAACGTTTTTATTTTACCATAATTTTTAGGACGAGGAGGTAAGAGAAGTACAGAGACAAAACCTGAAATTATAAGACCTATCCATGTTAAGGCAAGCAGCCTTTGAGCCAAAAAAGGAAGGTAATAAGAAAGAACTGAAGTTTGAAAATAAGGATTAAGCAGAAACGGCCACCAACCACCCAAAGCAATTAACAAAGAAGTTGAAGCCCAAGAAACATGGCTTTCCAGAAGCCGAAAAACCAAACTCCACTTAGACCAAAAATTAATCTCTTTGTGCTTTAAACACTTTTTCACTAAATAAGGAAAATGCTCTACTCCCCAAGCCCAACGACGCTTTTGCAAATACTGATTCTTTAATGTCTGCCAAATAGAAGGGGCATAAATAGCATCCATATAAACAGGTATAAATATAGGAATACAACTGTGCCTCCCCTGATAACGGAAAAAAACGCGGTAATAAGTGCGTGAGTCTTCAGAAACAATTTTTGTGTCCCAAAAATCAATATCTACCAAAGTTTTAAAACTTAATGATTGCGAAGAGAAATTGATCAGACGATAAGGACGTGTTGATTCAATCAACTGCCAAAAAGAGGAACCAAAAGCCACCAGTCTCACCAATGGCGGCACCTGCCAAATATTATTGCTATATAAAGGTATGGGTTGGAAGCTATGATAGATTCTATCAGCATGAAGCAGGTATTTATAAGTCAGGGCAGAAAAAAATGAATGAGCTGGACGGGTATCAGCATCAAAAATAGAAACAACAACTTTTTCATACTCTATCCCCTGTCTATCAATAAACTCTTTTAGTCTTTTGCCTGCCCAAGTAGCATTAGCTCCTTTGGCTTTTAGTTCTCCGACAATATTATCAGGGTGAACAGTTATTAAAAATTTATAAAAAACATCCTTAAACTCAGCTTTAAGACGCCGGGCAATTTGTTGCCCCTCTTTTCCAGACCGAGCCTCAGTAGCTAAAACTAAAATAATTCTCTTATTAGGAAAATCAGAATCAGCGACCGCAGAAATTGATTTGTAAAGCACTTCAAAAGGTTCTTTATAAGTTGTATAAATTACAGCGTGAAAAACTTCTGAAGGAGAAATAACCCTTTGGGGATGCCTGAGTAAATCCTTAAGGACTAAAATCTCCTCACTAATCCGCCGCCTTTCCAAAAGTGAAGAGTTTTTAGCTTTTTGTTTTAACCGCAAAAGTAGTTGCTGAGGGTTTTTAAGATAACGCAATCTTTCAGACCAGTTAATACTTTCTTCATACTTTAGGTGCCAGTAAGCGGATAATAAATAAACACCCATTACAAGAGCACGGTTAAGCCAATAAAAATCAAAAAGAATAATAAAAATTGCCACACCCTCAGGACAAAACAAAGAAAGAACAATAGGAAAAAATAAAACTAAGTAGCTCAAGCTGGCAGGTAAAATCTCCAAAAAACGTTCAAAACCTTTCTTTTTCATTAGGCTACAATTACATAATAGCTCAAAATAACTATCTCTAAGAGAGAGATAATAAAGTTAAAAAACAAAAGAAAAAATCTTAAAAAATAGTTTCTGCCAAAAATAAAAAAAGCCAAACTCAAATTCAAAATCAAAAACAAAAATAAAGCTACAGGGAAAAACCAAACATCGCTAATACCTAAATTGTTAAACACCGCTAGCCCTTCATTGGCTACAGCCCTATACCAAAGCAAAAAAACTACAAATTGAAGCGCTAACTGGAGAACTATCTGAAGTTTTTCAGTAAAAGTAATCTTCATCTTCCCTTATGATAAGAAAAAGCAGTTTTAAAGTCAAAAAGAAGCAAAAGAGCTTCGATAAAAAGAGTCAACAGCGATTGCCCCTTCACTGGCGCTAATTAAAAGCTGTTGGAAATAGTTAGAGCCAGTAGTAATATCACCAGCAGCATATATCTTAGGATGAGAAGTTTGTTGGTTGTCTTTCACCTTAATATAACCCCTTTGATCTAAATCTAAACCTAATTTTTTAGCCAGCCTATTATTAGGTATTGAGCCAATCTCCACAAAAACACCATCAACCTTAAGTTCTTTTGACCCAGAATATGGGTGAACTAAAGAAACTTTCTCTAACCTTTCTCCACCTTTGAAAGCTTTAACAGCGTTTGCCAATACTATATCTACATTTCTTTTTTGCTTAATTCTTTTTTGCCAGATAGGAGTAGCTCGCAGTTTGTCAGCTGCCTCAAGCAAATAGATTTTTTTGGCAATATCGCTCAACATCAAGGCCGCAGTAACTCCAGCATTGCCTCCACCAACCACTAAAACTTTTTTGTCCTTATAAAAATAACCATCACAGGCAGCGCAAAAATGAACACCTTTGCCTAAAAATTCTTTCTCTCCTTCAACATTGAGCTTTCTCCGCTTGGTCCCCAAAGCTAAAATCAAAAACTCTGCTTTTATTTTCTTTTGAGAGCTAAGAATAAGTTTAAATTCATTTTTTTCTTCCTTTATCTCTTTTACCTTTTCCTGATAAAAATCAGGATGATAAGAAAGAACCTGCTTTTTAACTCTCTGCATCAATTCAGCCCCAGAAATCTGTTCAAAGCCAGGATAGTTTTCAACCAAAATAGCATCTAAACCTTTACCACCCGGCACTGCACCAATAAGAGCATAACTAAGACCATAACGAGAAGCATAAAGAGAGGCGGTCAACCCCGCCATACCAGCACCAATAATAGCTAAAGGATATTTTTTCATTATGCTCATTAATGGCAAAATTTATCAGCAACTATCGAAGCCCCAAAAGATTCCGGTTTTATCTTGGCTTTGAAACCATTTTGGGTTACATAACCTACCAGCTCTTTTATCATATCTTTAGTTTCACCGTGAGTGCCAACATCAACATGGATCTCTAAATTTTTTAAAATTGAAGAGTCAAAAAGATGTTTTTGTCCTAGAGCATTAATCACTTTTTGGGCTAAAAGAAGAGAAAAATTAACCTCTTGCCAAATGCGATGACGTAAAGTATGGATATTTCTTAAATAATGCTTTTGCCAATAAAATTTACCACCTTTGCCTATACGATGAACAGCCAAAATACTAACAAAAACAACTCTACCGTTTTTTTGGTTCTTAGAGTCAGTACCCACAATTAAGCGAAAACTATCTTTTTTATGTTCAGACAAAAAAGAAAATATCTCGCCTAAAACCTTGGGGAAAGTCAATTCACCAAGAGTAGGGCTCTGAAAGTTATTCTTCATAAGAGTTAGTTATTTAAATAAATCGCAAGACAAAAGACTGCTCAATCTGATCTTGAAGCCAATCATCAAACTCTCTGTCTTCGGTGCCGCGAAAATCCAAAACCTTAACCACCTGCCATCCTCTATTAGTATGGAACACTAAAACAGAGTTTTCTTTAGCAGACCAAACTTTTTTCTTAAAATCCTCGAGCTGTTTTTTATCTGCAGTCTTATCCTTGGCAATAACTCTGACTAGTTCATCCGGAGCAAAATAACCCAAATCTCCTCCTTTGGTTTTTGTCTCCTTATCAGTAGAGTTCTTTTTAGCTAGTTCTGAAAAATCAGCACCTTTTTTAGCCTGAGAAGCAATCTCTTTGGCTTTATTTTCTTCTGAAAGCAGTATATGAGCTAAATGAACTTTTTTTCGCAAGTTATCCTCGTAGTAATTAATAAGCTTTTCCTGTTTTAGGGAAAACCGCACTAAATTTTTTATTTCAGTCGGCGTAAAACCATAAAACTGCCACAGAATTTCTTCAAAACTTTTTTGTCCTCCATTTTCTTCGTAAAGTTGATTCAATGCTTTATCCAATTCTTCTTGCCCAACCCGAAGATTATAAACTACTGCCAATTTCTCAACCACCTTTTCCCTAATCAAAAGATCCAGAGTTCTCTGTTCCAAATCTTTATCATCAGGAAGCTGACTGCCTGTTTGACGGAAAAATTGAACAATATGTGTTTTTTGCTGAAAAAGCTTTGAAAAGGTAATTGGTTCTACATTGACCCAAGCTGCAGGATAAGGAATAACAGCTGTTGTTTTTTTAACCCAGATAGAGCGCCAATTTAAAGCATATAAACCTATGCCAACAACAACCAGATAAATTAAAAAGAGACTCCATAAAGTAGTCAGGGCTATTAAAATTGTAAAAAAACCTTTTTTAGAAAGCTGTATCTTGACTTTGGGTTCTGCTAATAAAGACGAACTGCTTTCCTTCTTTGGCAAAGCGGATTTTTCTTCCATTATTTATAAATTAGTTTAGAAACCAGTTAATGTAAAGGGTCTAAAAAACAGAAAAACTATTCCCCCCAACAATAAAATTAAAGTTGTTAAGCGAATAATATCTTTTTGGCGAATAAATTGATAGCGGAAAAAGATATTGAGGTTCTCCAGAAAAAAGTAAAGTAGCAAAACAAACAAAAGACTACCGCCTATAGGAGACATTTTATAAAAACCCCAAAGTAGTAAAAATTCAGCCAAAACTAAGTCAAAAACAAAGCCATAAAAAATTATCTCCTGATAATGACGATTGCGGGCCCACAAACTAAAAATAACTAAATAAAAGCTAAAAACCAAAAGCGAAATAGAAAAAGCAAAATAACGCCAATTTTCAGAAAAATTAAGAAGATAAAAGAAAAAGTAGTAAAGGACTAAGAAAGAGAGAAAAGCAACCCAATAAATAACCATATCAAGCCAGTAATAAGTAACCGCCTCTCTTACATGGAAAGGCAAAGGAATTTTAAGCCGAGAAGCAAAAAAATAAAATCCAATCGCAGAAAATAAAATAACACCCACAGACCAAAAAGAAAGCGGAAAAATCATTGCATAGCCACTAGTAAGCACAACTAAGCTAAAAGGTAAGGAATATTTAGCTATTCTCCTCCGATAATTTTCTTTCTTTTCCAACCAAAAAAAGGAGGCAATAACAAATAAAACCAATACTACTACAAAAATAATTTTTAACAGCTCTGTCTGTGAATAAAGAGCTATTAACCCCAAAACAAAAAACAAAAAACTAACTACTGCTGCTTTGTGCCATCGTTTAAGAATAAAGTTAAATCTGAGCATTGAAGAAAGCGGAGTCGTCAAAATCTTGTCCTAAAGTTATCACAAAATCCGCTTCTTTGTCCATACCAGCAGAACAAGCAATAATCTTTGCCTGAAGAAATCTCTTTTTTAACAATTCTAAAGAGTAAGGTTTTTCCCCTGAAGAACAATCAAGAATCTTAGTTGTAGCCGTTAAACTTTTAGCTGTCCGATAAGACAAAACCTTATAACCTCTGGCTTTTAAGAAATTAGCTACTTTAAAAGCTAAACCATTAACTCCGGCTCCATTTTCAATAACAATCTCTGCCTGCTCTTTTTCCAAAAACGGTTCAATAAAAATAGAGTGGGCTAAGGCTCTAATCCCCTCCCAACTTGGATCTCTGGGCTTTAAAACATAAGCACCATTAACCCTGTCAGCATAAAGCAAACCTTGAGGTGAAGAATCTAAAACCTTGGTAGCAATTTCATCTTCACCAAGATCTTTTATTAATTCAAAAGTTTTCACTATTTCCTCAGCTGTAAGATCAGTATGAACATTACTGGCAAGACTATTAAGCAATTGCGCTACTTTAGCGGGGTTACTCCACAAACCCAAGGAAGTCATTTTGTCTTTTAAAGCTAAAATAATCTTTTGCTGGCGGCGAGCCCGGTCAAAATCCGAAGTTGTATAACGAGAACGAGCATACTGCAAAGCCTCCTCGCCATTAAAATGATGCCAGCCTTTTTTAACTTGGTAAACCATATTTCCCCCTTTCCCATCAGGAAAATAAGGATCATAAATATCTTTTTCCACATACACATCCACACCACCAACTAAATCAATTGCCTGACGAAAACCTTCAAAATTTATATTCAAATAGTAATGAATAGGCAGATCCAGAATAAAGTTAACTGTTTTTTTGACCAGCTCTTCTCCACTCAATCCATCCTTCTCATTGCTTTTGCCAAGAGAATAAGCGGCATTAATCTTACTATATCCTCCTGTAGGCAAAGGCACATACAGATCTCTGGGGATTGAGAGCAAAGCACATTTTTTGTTGTAAGGATCAATGCTGGCGACAATAACTGTATCAGTGAGGTAGGTGCCCGGGTGATTGCCGCCAGCATAACCTAAAATCAAAAAATTAATCCGCCCGTCACCTTCACCCCGTAAGTGAGCAGGCTCAACTTGTTGTAAAAAACGGAAAAACGGCGCCTGCCATCCTTGGTTTTTGTGAAAAATGTCCTTAAAAGAATAAACAATCATCCCTGCACAAACTGCTATTACCACACCTATAAAAACCAAAGAAAAACGAAATATCTTTTGGCGGCGGGCTAATTTACGCCTAATTTTTGTGTCTTGTTTTTTCATTTCTTTTTCTTTGAGAAAAACCTCTTTTTTCTGACTTGAAGGCATAGATTTTATTATAGCAAAGATGAAAAACAAAAAAAGAACTAACCGATTTTAGGAGGAGAAGGATATTTGGGAAGAATAAAATTTTCCACTCTTTTCCACTTTTCTCTTTCTGCTAACTCAACAAAATCTTCTACTCCTTTAGCAATAATCTGATTTAGTTTTAGAGCAGGAAAAACAATTTTAAGAGCATTGGCTACTACAGAAGAAAGCCGCAAACCAGAAAAACTCCCTGCTCCCTGATGAACCACTACTCCTGACAACTGAAGAATATCCTTGTTGGAAATAAACTCTTTCCAGACTTCAAAAAACCTTTCTGATTGAGAAGCCTTAAATTTTTTGCGCTTAAGCCAGCGCTTTTCCCAAATACCTAAAAAATTATTATCTGGATCAGAAGTAGAAATTATTAAGTATTTTTCAGCCATTTTCCAAGATTAGAAGACAAAGAAAGCAAACGCTTGCTTTTGGTTGCAGTTTTAAACTTGATTTTAAAATACTTTTTTCCTTTTAAAAAAGGCTCTATCTTTTCCCCCCACTCAATAAAACTTACATATTCCGGATGAAACAAATAATCAGGCCACTCAAAACAGGAAACTTCCCCTACAGAAAAACGATAAAAATCAAAGTGAGCGATCTTAAAATCCTTCTGGGTAGAATGCACTTCCAAGACCACAAAAGAAGGACTTTTAACTGCTTTGGCTCCTAAAAACTTCCCTATTTGTTGTACAAAAAAAGTCTTTCCTGAACCTAATTCGCCTTCAAGCAAAAAAACCTCTCCCCCTTTTAGTTGGGAAGCAATCCTGCCAGCCAAAGCAGAAATCTCTTTTTTGCCGCAAAGAGTTTTCATTGTTCTTAAATCTAGGGGAAAAAGAGCATCTTCGCAAGCCCTAAAAAAGAAAGCAAAACAAAGTAGTAAGGAAAAAGCCAAAAATACGAAAACAAATCAGAATTTGATGTTTTTTGCCGAAAATCTTCACATTTTAAACTGACCCCCGACACCTTTGTTTCTAATTTTTCTGGCCTTAAAAAAACATCTTTTGAGCTCTTAGAACCTTCCATCTCTTTATTAGAATTCCCTTCAGACAAAATCGAGACTTGATCTTCAGATTTAGCCATATATTTTATCCACTGCGGCAGATATATAAAAAGCTGTCTATACTTTGAACCTGAACCAACCAGAGCTTTTATTGATCCTTGGCTCTTTTTCAATTTAAAAGGAGCCCTTACTTTTAAGTCTGTGTCTTTTATAAAATACCCTCCTCTTTTAGATTCGATTTCAGCCTTAATAGATACTAACTGCCCTAAAACCAAAGACCCAAGATTAGCTTTTTTAAAATAAAAATCAGGACAATCTATAGCTGGCTGAAAATAAAGAAGTTTAAGATAAGGTTCCTGACCCTGCTTTATCTTTCCTCGCCATAAAAAGCAGGAATTAAAAGCAAAACTCTGTTTCGAAGGAATTTTAACCTTAAGAGCCCAATTATCTTGGGCAATATAAAGGTAAGAAGAGGCAAAAACATTATTAGGGATTACCACCTTAGCCTTAAGCTCAACCCAATCATCCAGCTGACGAGCCTCTCTTACAGAGGAAGGCAAGAATTGAGGCTTAAAAACATTTTCTGCACCTGGAGTTATTTCACGCGACCACTCCCATTTTGAGCCAAAACGAGAATAAGAAAAAGTACTCAAAGCTTGCTCATAAGAAACAGAATCACTTTTTTCCTTATTGGGATCAAAGAGTATAAGTTCTTCTTGGTTATTGTTCAGAACAAAATTAGGATAAAAAACCAAAAAATTTTTAGCCTTAATCACTCCGGAAAGAAAAAAGATATTTTTAGCCTTGTCCTGAAGCTGCCAGCCATCTAAATCTACAGAAAAATTATTGGGATTATAAAGCTCCACAAATTCCTTTTCACCACTTTTTGGCGCTGGATAAAGTTCATTAAGCCAAATAAGAGGATAGTGTTTCTTTGTTTTAAAAAATATCTCTCTTTGGAAACAAAAATAATTATCGCAAGCCTCAAGTACTAATCTGTAATCTGTATCTTCTTTAAGTTGGCTAAAACCAATCCTATCTAAACCAACAAAGCTTTGAGAAACAAGTGTCTTATTGTCCTGATAAAGACTAACTTGTTCATAAGCAAGAGGACCACCCAAACGTTCAAAAGAAAGATTGACACTTTGAAAACCTATATCTAAATCTACTTCAATAAACTCTGGCAAAGCAACAAAAGGTGTGGGGGCAAAAGAAACAAAGGGCAAATTTTGACTATAAACAGGCTTTTGCCAAGAGCTCTCTTTCTCTGCTTCCTGCCAAACAAAACTATCAACTATTTCCCCCGATTTAGTAATTATATAAAGAAAACCATCTTTGTCCGAGAGATAGGCTCGGCTCAAAGACAAATTCTCCAAATTAGGCACTCTTTCTTCAATAAGAGAAGACTCGCCTGTTTCTTTAAGCTCAAAAAGATAGCCTCCAAATATGTCTTTCAGGTTAGACCCACTTTCCATCTCCTCTTTTACCACATCCAACTCAAAACCATTTTCCGACAAAAACCAAAAAGCAGAATAAGCCACTATTGCCACTTCTTTGGGACCAAGACTGAAGGAAGGAAAACAATTTTTAGGTTCTCTTAACCCTCTCTGGATATCAACAACATAGTCACTGTCATTAAGCAGACAAAAATCTCCCAGATCAAGTTTCTCATCAGTTGTATTCATTATTTCCAACCATTCACCATAATGAGAGGGGGTAAGGGAACTTTTTGCTTTTACCTCTTGTATAGAGAGACCACCTAAAGTTTTAAGTTTTGTTGATAAATCAAGATTTGCTTTTGCTAATGAAAAATTAGGTGTTAAAAACACTAAAGCAGCAAAAACCGCAAGCCACTTTCTGCTTGCCATTTTCTGTATTATACCATCTTTTCTTACTTTTAAAAAACTTAATTTTTAAGTATAAGGGGGAAGGGTAGGGGACATTACATTACCCTAAACATTAAAAAACAGGGATAAAAAACCAAGATTAAAAGGACGGAATCTTCTTAAGAAATAACTCAGAAAGAGCAATTTTATTTATACAAAGAAAATAAAAAAGACCAAAAGAGTGCCCTATCTAATCAACATCGCATCCCCAAAACTAAAAAATCGATACTTCTTTTTGACAGCCTCCCTATAAGCCCGAAGGATATTTTTGCTGCCAGCAAAAGCAGAGACCAAAGCCAAAAGAGAGCTTTTAGGCAAATGAAAATTGGTAATCATGCTTTTTACAATTTTGAACTGAAAAGGCGGGTAGATAAAAAGAGAGGTTTCTTTTTTACAAGCTTGCACAATACCTTTTTTAGTGACCGCTGATTCCAAAGACCTTACTGCCGTAGTACCTACAGCTAAAACCTTTTTTCCTTCTTTAATTTTTTGGTTTAAAAATCCAGCCGCTTCTTCTGAAATCTCTATCCACTCAGAATGAATCCTGTGATCTTTGATTTTTTTTGTTCTAATAGGAGCAAAAGTGCCCCAACCAATATGCAAAGTAATAAAGACAGACTCTACCCCTTTCTGGCGCAATTTTTTAAGTAGTCTTTGGGTAAAATGAAAAGAAGCAGTAGGGGCAGCTACAGAGCCAGGATTTTGCGCAAAAATCGACTGATACCATTTTTGAGCTTTGGCTTCAGGTATTTTAGTTTTGATATACGGCGGCAAGGGAGTTCGTCCTTTCCCAAGAAGAAAATTTAATAATTTTTTGTCTGAGCAGTTTACTCTTACTTCCCAAACCTTTTCTTTATTTAGAAAATTTTGGAACTCAAGCTCAATACCTTGGCCAAGAAAAACTTTGGCCTGAGAATTAAGTTTACCTTTAGCTAGAACATGCCATAAACGCTTGTCTGCTTCTTTAAGGAATAAGACCTCTACTCTTCCGCCTGTTTCTTTTTCCCCGTGAACGCGAAAAGGTAAAACTTTACTATTGTTAAAAACAAATACATAACTATCGTCAACAAACTCAACCAAATCAAAAAATCGCCGATGCTCAATTTCTCCTGTTTTTTTATTCAAAATCATCAAACGTGAATAATCTCTAGGTCTAACAGGTTTTTGGGCTATCAAATTTTGGGGCAAAAAATAATTAAGGTCTTTTAAATGCATAATTTTTAGATTAACATCTCTTATTTTTTAGAGCAAAACTATGCTTTTATTACCCCTAAAGGTCTTAGTCTTACCAATGGCTGGGCCAAACCTGACTTGTGTATTATTTGAATCCTTTCCTTGGTGTCTTTATAAGTAAAAAATATTGAGCAGAACGAATAATCAGCTTTTGCCAATTCTTACCCCTAAGTTTAATTTTTTAATCCGCTGGACGCGGCAGAATTTTACAAA
It contains:
- a CDS encoding lamin tail domain-containing protein, whose protein sequence is MASRKWLAVFAALVFLTPNFSLAKANLDLSTKLKTLGGLSIQEVKAKSSLTPSHYGEWLEIMNTTDEKLDLGDFCLLNDSDYVVDIQRGLREPKNCFPSFSLGPKEVAIVAYSAFWFLSENGFELDVVKEEMESGSNLKDIFGGYLFELKETGESSLIEERVPNLENLSLSRAYLSDKDGFLYIITKSGEIVDSFVWQEAEKESSWQKPVYSQNLPFVSFAPTPFVALPEFIEVDLDIGFQSVNLSFERLGGPLAYEQVSLYQDNKTLVSQSFVGLDRIGFSQLKEDTDYRLVLEACDNYFCFQREIFFKTKKHYPLIWLNELYPAPKSGEKEFVELYNPNNFSVDLDGWQLQDKAKNIFFLSGVIKAKNFLVFYPNFVLNNNQEELILFDPNKEKSDSVSYEQALSTFSYSRFGSKWEWSREITPGAENVFKPQFLPSSVREARQLDDWVELKAKVVIPNNVFASSYLYIAQDNWALKVKIPSKQSFAFNSCFLWRGKIKQGQEPYLKLLYFQPAIDCPDFYFKKANLGSLVLGQLVSIKAEIESKRGGYFIKDTDLKVRAPFKLKKSQGSIKALVGSGSKYRQLFIYLPQWIKYMAKSEDQVSILSEGNSNKEMEGSKSSKDVFLRPEKLETKVSGVSLKCEDFRQKTSNSDLFSYFWLFPYYFVLLSFLGLAKMLFFP
- the queA gene encoding tRNA preQ1(34) S-adenosylmethionine ribosyltransferase-isomerase QueA, with protein sequence MHLKDLNYFLPQNLIAQKPVRPRDYSRLMILNKKTGEIEHRRFFDLVEFVDDSYVFVFNNSKVLPFRVHGEKETGGRVEVLFLKEADKRLWHVLAKGKLNSQAKVFLGQGIELEFQNFLNKEKVWEVRVNCSDKKLLNFLLGKGRTPLPPYIKTKIPEAKAQKWYQSIFAQNPGSVAAPTASFHFTQRLLKKLRQKGVESVFITLHIGWGTFAPIRTKKIKDHRIHSEWIEISEEAAGFLNQKIKEGKKVLAVGTTAVRSLESAVTKKGIVQACKKETSLFIYPPFQFKIVKSMITNFHLPKSSLLALVSAFAGSKNILRAYREAVKKKYRFFSFGDAMLIR
- a CDS encoding LCP family protein, with the translated sequence MPSSQKKEVFLKEKEMKKQDTKIRRKLARRQKIFRFSLVFIGVVIAVCAGMIVYSFKDIFHKNQGWQAPFFRFLQQVEPAHLRGEGDGRINFLILGYAGGNHPGTYLTDTVIVASIDPYNKKCALLSIPRDLYVPLPTGGYSKINAAYSLGKSNEKDGLSGEELVKKTVNFILDLPIHYYLNINFEGFRQAIDLVGGVDVYVEKDIYDPYFPDGKGGNMVYQVKKGWHHFNGEEALQYARSRYTTSDFDRARRQQKIILALKDKMTSLGLWSNPAKVAQLLNSLASNVHTDLTAEEIVKTFELIKDLGEDEIATKVLDSSPQGLLYADRVNGAYVLKPRDPSWEGIRALAHSIFIEPFLEKEQAEIVIENGAGVNGLAFKVANFLKARGYKVLSYRTAKSLTATTKILDCSSGEKPYSLELLKKRFLQAKIIACSAGMDKEADFVITLGQDFDDSAFFNAQI
- the tsaE gene encoding tRNA (adenosine(37)-N6)-threonylcarbamoyltransferase complex ATPase subunit type 1 TsaE, with the translated sequence MKTLCGKKEISALAGRIASQLKGGEVFLLEGELGSGKTFFVQQIGKFLGAKAVKSPSFVVLEVHSTQKDFKIAHFDFYRFSVGEVSCFEWPDYLFHPEYVSFIEWGEKIEPFLKGKKYFKIKFKTATKSKRLLSLSSNLGKWLKNT